One window from the genome of Chthoniobacterales bacterium encodes:
- a CDS encoding FHA domain-containing protein, giving the protein MPQIRVYLSDDNQAVHELTEETATIGRLADNSIQIEDGSVSSHHAEITFEGGKHRLVDKGSTNGTFVNGEAAADAILKDGDQIRFGSIDTVFVGDAPASSAQPLPQSERAAASLGGSSARPGAFVNASPFPKPKPKADALTYAAIALAALGMVGFLASVALSLTLQATPA; this is encoded by the coding sequence ATGCCCCAGATTCGCGTTTACCTTTCCGACGATAACCAGGCCGTTCATGAGCTGACCGAGGAGACCGCCACGATTGGTCGTCTCGCCGACAACTCGATTCAGATCGAGGACGGCTCCGTTTCCAGCCATCACGCGGAGATCACTTTCGAAGGAGGCAAGCATCGCCTCGTCGACAAGGGGTCGACCAACGGGACGTTTGTCAATGGTGAGGCGGCAGCGGACGCGATCCTCAAGGATGGGGACCAGATTCGTTTCGGCAGCATCGACACGGTTTTTGTGGGCGATGCGCCGGCCAGTTCGGCCCAGCCCTTGCCTCAGTCTGAGCGGGCGGCCGCGAGCCTCGGAGGTTCGAGCGCCCGTCCGGGTGCGTTTGTGAACGCCTCTCCGTTTCCAAAGCCCAAGCCGAAAGCCGATGCGCTGACCTACGCGGCCATTGCGCTGGCGGCGCTCGGAATGGTGGGTTTCCTCGCCTCGGTGGCTCTTTCCCTTACGCTGCAGGCCACTCCGGCCTGA
- a CDS encoding HNH endonuclease, which yields MDATLDRPVLVLNRLWQAVNTCSVRRALTLLFQGHAHVVRSDAENNFYTHDFGSWRELSQSEPEKEMVKTISVNIRIPQVIVLHFFDRLPKKEVKFTRYNVFERDKNTCQYCGEIFDRRDLNLDHVFPRDRGGQTTWENIVCSCIPCNSRKGNRLPHEAGMQLLRKPKRPKWRPFINISFPSPHHESWKHFVDFAYWNVELGD from the coding sequence ATGGATGCCACTTTGGACAGACCCGTGCTCGTTCTGAACCGCCTCTGGCAGGCGGTCAACACCTGCAGCGTGCGACGCGCTCTCACGCTTCTCTTTCAAGGCCACGCGCACGTCGTGCGCAGCGACGCCGAGAACAATTTCTACACCCACGATTTCGGGAGCTGGCGGGAGCTTTCCCAAAGCGAGCCCGAGAAGGAAATGGTGAAAACCATTTCGGTGAACATCCGGATACCGCAAGTGATCGTGCTGCATTTCTTCGACCGCCTGCCGAAGAAGGAGGTCAAGTTCACGCGCTACAACGTCTTCGAGCGCGACAAGAACACCTGCCAGTATTGCGGCGAGATTTTCGATCGGCGGGATCTCAATCTCGACCACGTGTTTCCGCGCGATCGCGGCGGGCAGACCACTTGGGAAAACATCGTGTGCTCCTGCATTCCTTGCAATAGCCGCAAGGGCAATCGCCTGCCGCACGAGGCGGGCATGCAGCTGCTCCGCAAACCGAAACGCCCGAAATGGCGTCCCTTCATCAACATTTCCTTCCCTAGCCCTCACCACGAGAGCTGGAAGCATTTCGTCGACTTCGCCTACTGGAACGTGGAACTCGGCGACTAG